A stretch of DNA from Hydra vulgaris chromosome 03, alternate assembly HydraT2T_AEP:
CTGGCTTAAATATGTCAACAGCTTTTTATAAAAGTCTGATAATAATAGGGgttttttaacaatcttatttgtattaaaaacagttTGCTATTGTCAAATCCTTTAGTACACTAACAagattattatgttttttactcATATACTTATTCACTTCAAATTATTacgttaataaataaaattattatgttaatttttactctgcataaataaaatccataaataACTAGTTAGTTATTAGTTATAATCTTCTatttaacttgttatttataaattattattattattaggagTCAGGTATCAAGTTATAAACATTAGAAGCTACAaagtaaaaatgataaaattaaaatgcaatagtagcatatttaaaaaacctagTAGGCACAAGacatgttaaaaatgttttaaacatgttttaaaatgtatgaCAAATGTTAATGGATCAGAAAGATTTTAGTTAAATAAGACCTGTTTTGGTTATGGGTTTAgcttaattctttaaaaagtcTAACTTGGTTAGGGTGTATTCTGTTTCAGGACTTGGTTTCTTAACAGTCCTGTTAACATGTTGCATTAATTTTATGCAACTCAAatgattgtttttatattgcGAGAAGcagtaaatttcaaaatatgtttattgaaatttattttttattgtcagtttaaatcaaattatcatttataaacaacatttttaaactacaaaatatattttaaaaatagctgTGATGGAGCAGGAATGAATGAGTTGAATGGCTGTAGTGGAGCAGGAATGTATGAATAAATTGAATATTTGTGGTGGAGCGGAATAACAAGAAATAGTAGAttaatacaaagtttttatttgtgcCAAAATTCCAacgagataataaaaaataacatagagGAAAAATTCTTCTCCAAACACATGAAAAATGTGTGACTATTTTTCAGTGAcagatccagcatttttttgtgtttgagatagctaacttccactaacggagcaaactccaaacaattatatgtttatacttatgtcaaataatgatgctttgcaaaaaattgcgatgattgaaggctgggaacaaaaaagctctaaaatttCATTCCACTCCCTTCCCTCATTACCCCTCAAtgagttgataaaataattacattcattgataaattttgattttcagaGTATTATCtctttcattcaaaaattatgaacatataaagtttaaagccCCTCAATTTTATATGGTcgtaatttttgaacgctaagtgataaaactatgaaacttaaagtttatgtgttgaatataaatttagttgagAATAGCAAAGatgttattttatcaacttgttgctctcacgtttaggGTGAGGTTGGAGAATGAAATTTAGGGCTTTTTTtttcccagcctccaatcattgcaattttttgcaaagcatcattttttgatataagtataaacatacaaatgtttagAGTTTGCTTTATGTCTAGAAGTTAGCACTAACAAACActaaaaaatgctggatccgtcactgTACATTTACATGCTGTtaatctcaaacaccaaaaaatattttaaatgtcacAGTACATTTTCTCTAGATCTTTTTTCAGTTTTCATAAATGATGATAATCAAAGATTAGCAAAAAGGATAAATACATTATCTAAATAATgaacaaattctttaaaaaagtataaagtatagtttaaataaaataatataaatcgaAATATGAAgaatgtagtatttttttttttttttaagtttagttttctctttaaactttcaatattaaatatttgttattcaTTACATTAAGTATTGTAAATTTAGtataacaaaatgatttaaacgatataaaaatagcaaaaaaaaaagtaaaatagtaGTAAAAGTAAACTTCATATAATATTCTTTTCTTTCTGAATAGAATCAAGCTGAGCTAATGGTTACACCTGgcaattgtctaatttttgTTGACAAAGAGATTATTGGAAACACAGAAGGTTTTGTTGAGTGGGCTTACAAAGAACATGCTTTTTTAGATTTCcggtattttttaagtaaaactttagTCATGCTTACAATTATCAAATTGTAAAGAATCATAATTTATATGtgttgttataatttatatgtgcattcaaaatttatgtgtataatttatatatgaaGTTATACTTTATGTGCAGTTATAATTTATGTGTAGCCCTCTTTCTTTGCATTGTGCTGTGGCTAAAGAAGAATATAAATTACTGCTAagaaataaaaaggtttaaaaatatttttttttaatttaactttttctttgaattaagaaaactttttctatatttattaatatagttttaatgcATTTAGATCAGGTGGGTTTAGATCAACAAAACCTGTTTTGGCTATGAGTTTAATgtaattcttgaaaaaaattttatgcctGCAAAAGTTCTTTGCTACATCTTTTTAAATTGTAAGAAAGACAACACATATACAAAgcatatacaaaatttaaagaacaccatttaaagaatgttttgaaACGTTCTTTAAATGGTATAATGTTATTTTTCACCATAATTTTTAAGGAAATAagtatattagtatttttttaataaggtttatTTAACTccaagattttataataaaattatctaGGCTTAGAAATACCTACTGTATATAAAGccatataacattttttatgcaaGCATTTActgcaaaataaataatcaactaATTTTATTAGATGATTAAGACAATCTTTTTATGGATCCAATCAGATTCAtcagaaaacttttatttagcaGTTTTTATCGTTTacatacaattattaaaataaaacgttaaaattaaaaacttaaattttcataatttttaatgattttttatcataaaaaattattaaaagcaataagacaaaatattttgcttttttttttattaaaaatatttttagagagattttgtttattttgacattaaaattgatgaaaaaaagtatGGAAGACTTACTTTTGAGGTAATTTTTGGagttaaagtttaataaaatttgatgcattgttgtttttttttaattttttattgtctttttttagcTATTTAATGACTTATTGCCAAAGacatgtcaaaattttaaacagcTTTGCTTTGGTGTTTTAGAAGAAAAGGAGACACATAATCCTCCATTAAAGTTATCATATAAAGGAAGCTTAATTCATCGGGTTGTTAAAAAAGGTTGGATACAAGGAGGAGGTAAagatttctaaatatttttaatttatataaatgcatatatttttattaatggttaaaaaaaaatttcagacaTAATTGAAGGAAAAGGAAATAATGGATGGTCAATTTATGGTGAATTATTTGAAGGTATGAAAGTTTATTCAATACCAAATTTAGGAAATggtatttactttataattcaCTTCTATCTTCCTCCATTGCTGCTTAAATATCTCagaaataaagataattattttttaccaccgtaataatttgaaatatttccATAGTTTGACTATTTCAGTGACTATTTCCATTATTTGACTATTTCAGTGACCACTTCTTATACTTACTTAGCTTATTGTTGTCTCTCATTGTCCATTCAATACCCATTCATTGTTGTCTCTCATTGTCTATCCATTCAATACCTATTCAACAGATAACTTCATATCCATAcatcatcttttatttttttttatagatttctgctagaactttaaaagttctttatttattagCATAACAGTTGTTTTTTTACCAAAGCTAACGTATCTGTTAcagactaataaaaaaactatgttataatttatacaatgaaattttaaaatcttttaaaaatataataagaaacaATTTGGTAAGATAAAATTTGGTTATcagagaaaaataataaaatgattaggaatttttgttttgtttttgttaattgtattctttatcttttagaTGAAAACTATTCAGTTCTACATACAAAAAGAGGTATTTTAGGCATGGCTAACAAAGGACGTCATACTAATGCCTCACAATTTTACATTACTTTGGCTCCTGCAAAGTGGATGGACTATCAATATGTTGCATTTGGGTgaatctttttcattttaatttattaaattatttactgaataattttataaaatttgtaaattattttatttacggaataattttataaattttgtaaattattttctttaccaaataattttataaattttgtaattaattttatatattttattttactccTATCTCTggaatgtttatattaaataaaaaaaaattttttaaattgttttctaaaaaaaaaattatttgacttcTTAagtagcataaaataaaaataaagtttattttaatttcttttctaattttttagttgtaatGTTGTATTTTCACAGTTTCatcaagtatttttataattgattcaaGTACCATAGAAGAGTGTATTATTTTTACCTCtttgtgtgtatacatatagtAGTGTAGTGTAGTAGAGTCAGCGGTGGGATTCAGCTGGTTTGCACCAGTTTGCAAGAACCAGTTCCTGGACAGTAACATACGCTGCGAACCGGTTACTAAATCCTTGGAAAATATAACGAATTATAGCGCTCTTGCAATATTTAATTACTCAGAGTTGTCACACAACAAAAATGGCTTCCCTGACAAAGACAAAATACAAATGATctcttaaaattacaaatattggATATTACATCGCATTACATCAAAATATTGTAGACaacttatataataaagtaagtTACTATgctataaataatagtttaaattgaTATGAGATCCAAAACTAACAATGTAGATAgataaaactaacaaaatagatAGCGTTCGATAGACATTATGATCCCCACAGTGTGAAAGAGTCTTAAATTAGTACATGTTGTATTTTTGGTTATTTCTTAGAATAAATCCTGAAAATTAAGAGATAGAAGAGCATGTTCCACTTTGTACAGAAAGTAAGAAAAACTGCAGATACTCTGGATGAAACTGCTTTGTCTTCAGCTACTGTTACTGCATCCCTGGATGATGCTATGGTAAAAGAAGAAACagataatatattaattccTAATGCAGTGCTACAAGAGAAAAATGCTGATTCATCTCAAGATACTATGCTGCAGAAAGAAATAAGTACCACCTCAGCTCCCAACACTTTTCAGCAAGAATAACAACTTCCAGACTGCTGGAGTATGAAACAGTATgattcatttaaacaaaaatatgatggATTAATTATGCAAGACAAAAAACTTGGTTGCTTGCATTGTGGAAAATTTGATTCTCTGAATATGAAAGGTGCACTTATTTCAATAGAATGGAAAAAGTGTCAAGTATTAGCATCAGGAAAGAGCAAAACAACTCAGCAAGCTTCCCTCAGAAAGAAAATGAATGAATATTTTACATCCAAGGCTCATGCAATTTGTGTAAATCAAGTTGATGCCTGTAAGCATGATACCATTACCAAAAGCATTGATAAAGCTAATGAGAAGTACATCAGTTCAGCATGCAAAGTTTTCAACACAGTGTATAGCTTAGCAAACAGGAGCAGGCCATTTAGTGACGTGGAAGACAAAATTGAACTCcaaattaaaaatggaattgaCATGGGTTTCTTCCTTCATTCCTGCAAAACTgcagtaaaaatattatcattgtCGATGAAGCTTCTATAATATCAAGTAAGCCTGTTCTTATAATCTATGTGAAAGTGGAAGATAATGAGCTGTCTCCAATAATTTTCCTGGGACTTGTGGAACTTAAAAGACAAGGAGGAGTAAACATACACTTTGAATAGTGTTGGTTTTGGTAtgggttttttgaaaaaaaatcttattgcaTTTTGCTCAGATGGAGCCAGTGTGATGCTTGGACGATCATCAGGTGTGGGTGTTGTACTGAAGAAATATTTTCCTAACATTATACTTTGGGATTGCTTAAACCATCGGCTGCAACCTGTTTTGGATGATGCcataaaagaaatcaaacaaGTTAAT
This window harbors:
- the LOC100209549 gene encoding uncharacterized protein LOC100209549, giving the protein METSKLTIKVYGILKEAEYIQSKFLAEGLFLRDKEVFFEPLCHGMMENEWLEFIQELKQNQAELMVTPGNCLIFVDKEIIGNTEGFVEWAYKEHAFLDFRPLSLHCAVAKEEYKLLLRNKKRDFVYFDIKIDEKKYGRLTFELFNDLLPKTCQNFKQLCFGVLEEKETHNPPLKLSYKGSLIHRVVKKGWIQGGDIIEGKGNNGWSIYGELFEDENYSVLHTKRGILGMANKGRHTNASQFYITLAPAKWMDYQYVAFGQVIEGLDLLNVIEDIPTYNERPIPQCIIENCGLYDFQSL